CACCGTCGGGCCGGGGCTGCACAGGCTGGCGCAGACCGCGCTGCAGACCGGAAAGCGGGTCCACTCGGAGACCGACATCGATGATGCCGGGGCGTCGATGGTGTCCGTGGCCGTGGATGAGGCCCTGGAGAACCTGCAGATCGACAACCTCGAGGGGAAGACCGCACTGGTGCTCGGCGCCGGCGCGATGGCGTCGCTGGCGGCGACCCACCTGGGCCGGCTGGGCGTCGAGAAGCTCATCATCGCCAACCGCACGCGTGAACGCGCGGAGCGGCTCGCGGAGCACTCCCGCGAGGCCGGCGTCGCGGCGGAGGTCGTGGATTTCGAGGACCGCGCGGCCACCCTCTCGCGGGTCGATCTCGCGGTGTCCGCCACCGGCGCCGATGAATTCACCATCACCCCCGCCGACATCCCGGCGGAACGCCTCCGCGAACTCATGCTCATCGACCTGTCCATGCCGCGCGACATCGATGACTCGGTCGTCCAGTTCGACGGCGTGAACCTGGTCAACATCGAGCGTCTCCACCAGACGATCTCGGGCCGCGGCGAGAAGGCCACCGGCCACACGGCGGCGCTGGCGATCGTGGCGGAGCAGCTGCGGGAGTACACCTCCGAACAGCGGGTCCGGGATGTGGTGCCGGCGGTGTCGGCGCTGCGTCGGCACGCGGCGGAACTCGTCGACATTGAACTCGAAAGACTGCGTGGCCGGACCCCGGACATCGACGGCCCGGATTTCGAGGAGGTCACGCGCACGGTGCGCCGTGTCGTGGACAAGCTCCTCCATGAACCGACGGTGCGGGTGAAGAAGCTCGCCGCCGAATCTGGCGTCGTCTCCTACGACTCCGCCCTCCAGGAGCTGTTCGGGCTGTCCACCGAGGCGCCGGCCGTTGCCGTCGACGTCGCGGACCTGCCCGAGGGCAAGCTCACCACCAAGTAACCTCCAAGGAGTTTTTTCGTGACCCTGAAGATCGGCACCCGCCGTTCCAACCTCGCCACCACCCAGTCCGGGCACATGCGTGACGCCCTGATCGAAGCCGGCTACGACGCCGAGCTGCACCTGGTGACCACCGCCGGCGACGTGAACATGGCACCCGTCGAACGCATCGGCGTCGGCGTGTTCACGCAGGCGCTGCGCGAGGCTCTGGAGGCCGGCGAGTGCGACATTGCGGTCCATTCCTTCAAGGATCTGCCCACCGCCCCGGACGAGCGCTTCCACCTTGTCGTGCCCGTGCGTGCCGACGCCCGCGAGGCACTCATCGCCCGGGACAACCTCACCCTGGATGATCTCCCGCAAGGTGCCCGCGTGGGCACCTCCGCCCCGCGGCGCATCTCCCAGCTCAAGGCGGTCCGCCCGGACCTGGACATCCGTCCGCTGCGCGGCAACATCGAAACCCGCATGGGCA
This sequence is a window from Corynebacterium comes. Protein-coding genes within it:
- a CDS encoding glutamyl-tRNA reductase — protein: MSVLVVGMSHRSAPVALLERLSMDESVRHDTSSRLVERPALSEAMIVSTCNRLEIYSVTNSFHSGVQDVVEVLHEISDVDIDTLRGYLYVRYADAAAEHMMVVASGLDSMVVGEQQIIGQVRTSYQEATEKGTVGPGLHRLAQTALQTGKRVHSETDIDDAGASMVSVAVDEALENLQIDNLEGKTALVLGAGAMASLAATHLGRLGVEKLIIANRTRERAERLAEHSREAGVAAEVVDFEDRAATLSRVDLAVSATGADEFTITPADIPAERLRELMLIDLSMPRDIDDSVVQFDGVNLVNIERLHQTISGRGEKATGHTAALAIVAEQLREYTSEQRVRDVVPAVSALRRHAAELVDIELERLRGRTPDIDGPDFEEVTRTVRRVVDKLLHEPTVRVKKLAAESGVVSYDSALQELFGLSTEAPAVAVDVADLPEGKLTTK
- the hemC gene encoding hydroxymethylbilane synthase — translated: MTLKIGTRRSNLATTQSGHMRDALIEAGYDAELHLVTTAGDVNMAPVERIGVGVFTQALREALEAGECDIAVHSFKDLPTAPDERFHLVVPVRADAREALIARDNLTLDDLPQGARVGTSAPRRISQLKAVRPDLDIRPLRGNIETRMGKVTEGELDAVVLAYAGLSRVGQGGRATQIFDPSVILPAPAQGALAIECRAGDVKAREAIDRLLDAAAFRCATTERIVLNRLEAGCTAPVASHSTIDADGTMHLTAGVYALDGSSQLVYTGSGTDPVALGEAAAADLLGRGAADLIAK